The stretch of DNA TTCCGTTGCTGGGTGATATATGGGGTGATATTGCTCCGATTCTGGAAGATTATTACCATGAAAACGGCGAGTTCTTAGCCGGAGGTTTGGAGTACTCTGAACTTAGAAGTTTTATGCCGGACCTGCTTTCAAGGATGCAGGAGGGGGCATGCAGAATCAGCGGAATTGTGAACAGCCTCAAGGATTATTCTCGGATACAGCCCGGTGAATTGATGTGGGATGTTGACCTTCGAGATGTGATCAAGAACTCACTGCGTCTGCTGGAAAATATGATCAGCCAGAAAACAGCTAAGTTTGAAACTGATCTTGCGGAATCTCTACCCACTGTTCGCGGTAATTCCCAGCGTCTATCACAGGTTCTGATCAACCTGCTGGTTAATTCATGCGAAGCTTTGACTGATCGTAAACAGGGAATTCATCTTTCGTCAAAGTTCAATAAGGCTGAAAAAAGAATAGATATAATTGTGAGTGATGAGGGCAGCGGTATTGCAACTGAAAACCTTACGAAGATAACAGATCCGTTTTTTACCACAAAACGGAACAGTGGCGGAACAGGGCTTGGGCTCTCCGTGTCTTCGTCGATTGTACAGGAACATTCCGGCGAATTGGAATTTTCCGGCAATCCCGGCGGGGGGACTGTTGCAAGATTTTCTATTCCGGTCGTAGAAAATGAGGATGAGAATGCATAAAGTCGCAGGTCTTACACCAAGATATCCGCTTTTGCTTGTTGATGATGAAGATTCATGGCTGCAAAGTTTCAGGGCTACTCTCCGTTCACAGGGGATAGATAACGTAGTTCTCTTAAATGACGGAACTAAAGTGATGGAAGTGCTCGGGCGGAATAAATTCTGCGCTGTTGCTGTAGACCTGATGATGCCCGGTATTTCCGGCGAAGAGCTCATTCCGCAGATTGTTGAAGAACATCCAGAGCTTCCTGTTCTCGTTATTTCAGGGCTTAATGATATTAAAGCCGTAGTGAACTGTATCCGCAAGGGAGCTTTTGATTTTATTGTCAAAACCGAGGAACGTAATACCCTTATTGCCGGGGTGCGTCATGCTATTGAAATTTTTGAGCTGCGGCAGGAAAACAGTTCGCTGCAGCAAAGTTTTTTCATGGACGGTCCTGACAGGCCGGAGCTGTTTTCAGAGATTATTACTGCCCACAAGGATATGTATTCCATATTCAAATATATTGAAGCCATAGCTGAAACTTCGCGCCCTGTGCTTATTACAGGTGAATCCGGAGTAGGTAAGGAACTGATCGCGCGGGCAGTGCATAAAGCCAGCGGACGCAAAGGGGAATTTGTCGCCGTAAATGTCGCCGGATTAGATGATAATATTTTTTCAGATACATTGTTCGGGCACAAAAAGGGTGCTTTTACCGGAGCGGCTGAAGCCCGCATCGGACTGGTGGAAAAAGCTAAAAAAGGGACTTTGTTTCTTGATGAAATAGGTGATCTCAGCCAGACATCGCAGACTAAATTGCTGCGACTGTTGCAGGAACATGAGTTTATGCCGCTGGGATCTGATATGGCTAAGCGTTCAAGCGCAAGGATTATTACTGCAACTCATCAGTCAATCAACGGAATGCAGGAACATGGTAAATTCCGCAAAGATCTGTTTTTCAGGCTGCGTGGACATATGCTGTGCATCCCGCCTCTCAGAGAGCGGATGGAAGACATTCCGCTTCTGCTTTCACATTTTTTGAATGAAGTGCAGGCAGAAGTAGGAGTTGATGTTGAGGCTGATGTCCATGAAATAGCAAGATTTCTGGCTAATTATTCTTTCCCCGGAAATATACGGGAGCTTCAGCATTTGGTCCATGATGCTGCCGGTATTTGCGGCTATAAAGGGCTAATGGCAAAGCATTTTAAGAAGCTGCTGGTCGTGCCGTTAGAGTCAAGTTCAAGTGGCTTTAATACTGCTTTGGAAGAAAGTGTAACGTTTGGAACCAGATTGCCGACTTTGCATGAACTCAGATCTAAGCTATTTGATGAAGCTCTCCGGCGCACAAAAGGGAATCAATCCTCCGCTGCGCAGCTTATAGGTGTCACCAGACAGGCTGTGAGCAAGTATTTAAAGAAAAATGAATATGATTAGTATGCTATGATGTTAGTGGGCAGCCGTGCCGACCCGTGAAGCTTCAATCAAAATTTCTGTTACGAATTTGGAAGCATTCCGGGTGGTCCAGTAATCAGTTATGTACCGCTCGTATGACTCTTCTCCGAGTATATATCCGTTGTGGCCCGCCCACCTGCAAATCTTTTGATAAGTTTTGTGAATTTCTTCATGCGGGCCTATGTGATAGCAAGACACCATCATGCAGCCGCCAAATTTGAATTGGTTTTCTTCGTTGCATGGCATCAAAGTCTTTTGCAATATTTTAACAGGCTGGTTTCTGTTCTCTACTCTGTCGTTTAAAGAGGAGAAATTAATAATAACCGGTCCGGTTATTTCATTTTCAAGATTTTCAACATGCTGCGTAAACTCAAGGTTGATAATTGATGATTTAATATCATTATCAAATTCTTGATCCAGAAAAATGAGATTTGAAGGATCAACATATTTAACAGAAACTTCTTTGATATTGTTGTCTATCACCATTTCCGCTTCTAAAATCAGCGTATACCAGTCCCGTACAGAGACGTGTTTTCTGCGAAGTTTTTCCTGATCTTTTTCTAGCTCGTTAATTTTAGAAACAAAAGAATTTTGGAGAGATTTGAAGACATTGGATCCACTTCCTTCGATGAATTCTTTCATTTCATCAAGAGTAAATCCCATTTGTTTGTAATATTTAATGACAGGAACGGCTAACAGCGCATCGAGAGTATAGTATCTGTAGTTGTTGTAGTCGTGGCGGTGAGAGGGAATGAGATTTATCGTATCATAATAGCGAAGAGCTTTTTTCG from Desulfovibrio gilichinskyi encodes:
- a CDS encoding sigma-54-dependent transcriptional regulator, with the protein product MHKVAGLTPRYPLLLVDDEDSWLQSFRATLRSQGIDNVVLLNDGTKVMEVLGRNKFCAVAVDLMMPGISGEELIPQIVEEHPELPVLVISGLNDIKAVVNCIRKGAFDFIVKTEERNTLIAGVRHAIEIFELRQENSSLQQSFFMDGPDRPELFSEIITAHKDMYSIFKYIEAIAETSRPVLITGESGVGKELIARAVHKASGRKGEFVAVNVAGLDDNIFSDTLFGHKKGAFTGAAEARIGLVEKAKKGTLFLDEIGDLSQTSQTKLLRLLQEHEFMPLGSDMAKRSSARIITATHQSINGMQEHGKFRKDLFFRLRGHMLCIPPLRERMEDIPLLLSHFLNEVQAEVGVDVEADVHEIARFLANYSFPGNIRELQHLVHDAAGICGYKGLMAKHFKKLLVVPLESSSSGFNTALEESVTFGTRLPTLHELRSKLFDEALRRTKGNQSSAAQLIGVTRQAVSKYLKKNEYD
- a CDS encoding MerR family transcriptional regulator; this encodes MKTKNRYFIGDMSKICNISKKALRYYDTINLIPSHRHDYNNYRYYTLDALLAVPVIKYYKQMGFTLDEMKEFIEGSGSNVFKSLQNSFVSKINELEKDQEKLRRKHVSVRDWYTLILEAEMVIDNNIKEVSVKYVDPSNLIFLDQEFDNDIKSSIINLEFTQHVENLENEITGPVIINFSSLNDRVENRNQPVKILQKTLMPCNEENQFKFGGCMMVSCYHIGPHEEIHKTYQKICRWAGHNGYILGEESYERYITDYWTTRNASKFVTEILIEASRVGTAAH